The window TTTCTGTTGTCGGTTTCAGGTAATTCAGCGGCAACGGCATCAAAGTGGCTGATTTTTTGTTCTAAACGCTGCTCTTCCTGTTGACTCAGTTCCACTGGTGTGAAGGGTGAGGGAAAGAGCCAGGTTTTGATCACGAAAAAGGTGATCACAACGGTCAAAACCATTGCCCCGGCAACAATCAGCAGAACCTGTTTAAGGGAAACTCCTTTTTTATTCGCTACCTGTTCTGTCATGACACTTTTCTCCTGTGCATCCTTTCATTGTGAAGGTTTTCCGGGTTTGATATCTCGCCCCTTAGCGGCGAGGTTCATTATCATGCCTTACTGAACATCAATGATATGCACAGCGCAATAGAGCTCCTGGCCAGCCAGGGGATGGTTGAAGTCCACAATGACTGTTTCTTCTTTCACTTCAACAACCTTGCCATTAATGGTTTGCCCTTTGGGACCATTCGCATGGATGATGGTTTCCGGGACAAGAGACTCAGGAGGGAGCTCGTTTTTCGGGATTTCAAGCAGGGCCTCTGGATCGTGTTTGCCAAAGGCCTGATCAACCGGAAGAACAATGTCTTTTTTGCTCCCCTTTTCCATGCCTGCGACGGCCTGTTCCAGTCCCTCAATAACCTCTCCTGTCCCCTGAACATAGGTAACTGGCTCGTCGTCCCTTGTGGTTTCAATGATATCGCCATTTTTCAGGCTTAGGGTGTAATCAATAATAACGGTCTTTCCGTCTGTTATTTTCATAGTGCTTTCTTCTGTTTGAATTTGTGGTGTTCTTATTTCGTAGCGTTTGAGGAGGTGTCGGCATTAAGCGTGCCGATCAGCGGGATTCCGTTAGCTCCGGCCGGAATGTACACAGTGGTGTGATTTGGCGAGGAGGCCATTTGTAACTGGGCCTGGATGGCTTCGTGTTGCAGATAGTTTTGCGTGAGAGTGGTGTTGATAATTTTTTGCGCTTCAGCAATGCCCTTGGCTTCTTCTATGCGGATTTCTGCGTCTTTTTTAGCGATCTCTCTTTGCGTCTCTTTTTCATCAAGTAATTGTTGAGCTGCCAGTTTTTTTTCAACGGCCTGAGTGACCACAGGAGGATAGTCAATATTTCCGACAACGCTGGAGACGAGAACAAAGGGTGTCCCTTTAAGATGCTCCTCAAGATCGCTTGCCACAGCCGCAGCTATCTCTTTGCGTTTTTCTTTAATCTCTCGGCTGTTCAGATATTGAACATGTTTGCGTACCATTGCCCTGAGTGGTTCTTTGATGTAGCGCTCGTAAAAGGCGTCTCCTGCATAATCCTCCACAACCGTCCTGATCGTCCCTGGTTTTACTTTAATAATAGACTGAAAACGAAAAGAAATATTCAGCTCGTCCTTAGCAAGGATTTTAAAGGTCTCCGGGTAGGTCTGGGGGCGAAAATCAACATTTGTCACCTCATTTCTCCACAGAGAGATGCCGTAATTGGAAGGGCCCTTGAGTTCGCCGCGAAAACCTCCTTTACCGAATATTCGTGGTTTCTCAAAAACATATCCTTCGTACCCGGCTGGTGTGTTCGGATTCGTGCCAAATATCCCCAGAAGCACCACAAAGCCGCAACCTGGCAGTATGATAAGAAAGAAGAAAATTGATAGAGCAGCCTTTAAGCCGCGACGATGTGTTCCGCTCTTCATCTCTTGCCTCTTATATACCATGTTGTTTTTTATGCTGAGTGAATTGATTGGGCCTTTAGATACCTTGGATCAATGCACAGAGCTTATCGTATTGCCGTGCAATGGAACGCGCCAAGGCGAACTGGATTCGAGCCCGGAAAAGATTCTGCTCTGGATAACTCACCTTAAAATAACAGTTCTTGACCAGATAATCGCTATAAAAGCGCAGGCCGAGTTCAAAGCTGATCAGCCAGGCGCTGTCAACAAGGAGCGCCCTGTCTCCAGGTAAAAGAAGGTTAGCAGCCGTTGTCAGGTATCCTTTGACTACAGCAGCAAAAAAGTCCGCATGGAAGTAGATATCCTCCGGGCTCTTCACCTCTTCGCCCAAGGGGTTGCAGCAGGAGCGGAGGCAATCACCGATATCATGGAGCAGGAGGCCGGGACGCACCGTATCTAAATCAATGAGGCTGATGACTTTGTGGTCGTCTAAGGAAAAAAGGAAATTGGCCACCTTGGGGTCTGCATGAATGAGCTGCTGGCTGATTCTCCCTTGTTGACGGGCATTCTCCAGAAGAAAGGCCTCTTTTCTGTGCTGCTCAATACGTTCGCGGCAATCTTCTGCTTCGAAATTTTCCGGTGCGGAGAGCACCCGATCATATTGGGCAAGATAGAGGGGAGTGTCATGGAAGCCCGGTAGAGGGTCTGTGAGAGATTCCGGGGGAAGAGTGGCAAGAAGTTGATGAAACAGGCCTAAGGTTGCTCCGATTTCCTCCGCTTGGTGAGTGGTGGAGATCGCAGGCAGGGCACAGGCCTGCTCAATATAGGTCAGCAAGCGCCAGTGAGCACCCTTGCTGTCCTGGTAACTCTTTACACCCGTTTCATGGGGGATAAGGCGGAACGGTTTGAAGTATCTGTTGAGCTGCGCCGAGAGGTCGGGAAGGTGGCTATGGATATGTTCGCTCACCTTATGGAGATTCTCCTGAACCGCGACCGGGTCGGGGAAAACAGCTAGGTTGAGGCGTTGCAGAATGTACTTACTACCAGAATGGAGGGTGATCCGCCAGGTGTCATTGACGATTCCCCCGCCCAGAGGCTCCTTGCGTATCTCTTTTTCATGAGGGAGGAAAAAGGAAAGAGCCTCTCCGCATTCTGCGGTCAAGGAGTTTCCTCTCTTTGATAGCGGGTGTATTTATCCGACCTCCCTTTGGCTTGATCCACAGGGTATTTTATGCCGTTGAGCTTGATTTTTTTCTCGGCAGCATCAAGGAGGTCAATGTCCAGGCGTTCAGCCATCCGTACTAAATAGATGAGGACATCCGCCATCTCCAGAGACACGGCTTCCCGTTCGTCATCGCTGATTGCGCTGCTTTGTTGTTGGCTGAGCCATTGAAAATGCTCGACCAGCTCGGCTGCTTCAACAATAAGCGCCATTGCAAGATTCTTCGGAGTATGAAACTGATCCCAGTCCCGTTGTTCGGAAAATTCGCAGACCGCAGTGGTCAGGTCTGCAAGTGAATGTATGGAGGAAGACATAGAAAGTAAAAATATGTTAGTTAGGGGGAAGTTCGAGGCAGCAGGGGCACGGCACGCCGTGCCTCTACACGATGCTGGAACGATAACGATCCGTAGGGGCGCCCCCCTGTGTTCGCCCCTTTCTTATCGGGAACGCCCTTATTGTTTTGTGCCCCGAAGTACCACGTATTTGCTGTACTCTCCTGCCCGAATGCGGAGAAGAAGTTGCTTCGGATCTTTTCCCTGTTTGATAGCGTTGCGGAGCTCTGCAATACTGTGAACCCGTACCCTGTTGACCTCTTCGATGAGCTGACCTGGTTGAATGCCGACGCTGTCTGCTGGGCTGTTAGGGGCAATCTGGGTGATGAGGACACCTTGTCTCTTGTTATAACCGAACTGTTGTGCAAGTTCGTCGCTCAGGTCCTGAAGGGTCAGGCCCATATTGTCAAGAGGCGAGCTGCTGTTTTTCTTTGCACGTATTTTCGTTGCCCGGCTGAAATCAGCAGGTTGCTCGGTAATGGCGACAGATAATTCTTGTTTTCTTCCTTCCCTGATAAGTGCCAGATTTACCTTGTTGCCTGGAGTGGTCATCGCGATGCGATTGCGCAGGTCCGCAACATCAATCAGTTTGGTACCATTCAGGGACAGGAGGATGTCTCCCTGCTGGATTCCAGCCTTTTCAGCCGGTGAGTCTTTGGTTACTTCAGCAACCAGTATACCTTCCGCCTTGTTGACGCCGAAGGATTGGGCAAGGTCCTCATTCATATCCTGAATAGCCACGCCCAGCCAGCCCCGTGTTACTTTGCCGTTGCTGCGCAACTGTTCCTCGACAGATTTAGCCATATTGATGGGAATGGCAAAGCCAATCCCCATGTTGCCGCCATTGCGAGAAAAGATAGCCGTGTTTATCCCTACGACCTTGCCGTGAATATTAAGCAGCGGGCCTCCTGAGTTGCCTGGGTTGATTGCAGCGTCTGTTTGAATAAAGTTTTCATAGTCGCTGATTCCCATTCGTGAACGTCCTTTGGCGGAAACGATCCCGACGGTAACGGTCTGGCTCAGCTCAAACGGGCTGCCAATGGCTATGACCCATTCGCCAACTTCCAGTTTGTCAGAATCTCCCAAAGTCAAGGTCGGGAGGTTGCTCCCGTCGATTTTGATGAGGGCTACATCGGATTGCGGGTCTGTGCCGACCACAGAGGCTGTGAATTCCCGTTTGTCCGCCAATCTGACCCGTATAGAGTCCGCGTCATCGACCACATGGTTATTTGTCAGGATTAAGCCCTCGCTGGAAATAAGAAAGCCTGAGCCTGCCTCGTGTTGTTTGAAGGGGCTGGGTTCCTGGCGGAAACGGTCAAATTTTTTTCCAAAGAAATGCTCGAAAAAAGGATCGTTGAACATGTCTAACTGGCCTTGACCATTGAGCCCTTTGCTTGTTTTTTCTACAGCTATGTAGACGACAGCCGGGCCAGCTTTGCGGACAACAGAGCTGAAGGCCTTAGCTGAACGATCCAGCATAGCTATGTCATGGTCAAGGTTCGCGGCTCTTGCCTGCGCTGTCAGCAGAAAAATACAGAGCGCAAGAAATGCCATTGTATTCAGTCGTGGAATAACATGCTTCTGTTTCATTGTTCTCACCAACTCCATGTACTTTGATATTTATGAGGGATTTCAGGAAGGGCTTTTAGCGTTGCGCGATCCTTTTTTTAGGTTGCTCCTACTGTTATACCTTCAGGTAAAAGCGTCAAGGGGGAATTGCCAAATTTAGAGGGTCTGTGGAAAAATTTTCTAGGGCAAGAAGGGGAAAGAATATGCAATGGGATGGATACTATTCGTTGCTTTGTTTGCTCAATTGATTACTATCTCTCGTGGTAAAATTATTTACGAAATAAATTACAAAAATGAAATATATCTTTTTGGATAATTTCAGAATTGATAAATATAGGGACGAATATTTTGCGGTGTCATGGCTGGTTTATTTTCTCGCCTCGATTTGTGGATAGCCAGTGTGGTGGGCATAAATTTTGCTAACAAGTCTCAAGGTTGGCTTAAAAGGTCTTATTCTTGTTGCAAGAATGTAACGTTATATAGCTCGTACTGTCTGTGGCAAGGTGAGGAGGGGAAGGCGGCTCTACTCGTAAGGTTGCAAAAGGCAACCTGCGGGTTGAAAAATGAACCTTTTTTATTTCGAGCTGCCTGTAAAATTTATTCGCGCATTTAGCTGTTTCAAGTTTTGAATTCTCGTTGTATGTTGCCTTTCGTATGTATCTGTTTGGTACAGATATATTGTACGAGGTTGCCTCTGTTCAAGGTGAGAAAAAGAACAATAAGTACGAGGGATACGGATGAAAAAGGTTGAAGTTATTATAAAGCCTTTTAAAGTTGATGCGGTAAAGGATGCCCTGAACGCTATTGGAATCAAGGGGATGACCCTTTCTGAAGTTAAGGGCTATGGTCGTCAGAAAGGACATACGGAAGTTTATCGTGGCGCTGAATATAAGGTAGACTTTCTGCCCAAGATTAAGATGGAGATCATTGTTGAGGCGGAAATGGTGGATAAGGTGATTGACGTGGTCGTAGAGTCTGCGCGCACTGGTAAGATCGGCGATGGCAAGGTCTTTGTTCTACCTATGGAAAAAGTTGTCCGGGTGCGGACTGGGGAAACAGACAGCGAAGCTATCTGATGTCTTTAGAACTGCACGCGCAACGGCAGGCCCTGGAGGAGCTCTGGGAACAGGGGCTCAGCGGACATCAGCTGCTTCAGCAGCATACAGCGCTGGTTGATGGATGTATTCTCGACCATTTTCAGGCCTCGCCAGCTGTTGGAGCGACCCGTGGAGAGATTGCGCTGATCGCCTTAGGGGGATACGGTCGCCGGGAACTCTATCCCTATTCTGATGTGGATCTCCTGCTCCTTCATGATCGCAAGGCCAAGAAGGATATGCAGGCCGTGGCAGAGTCTATCCTCTATCCCCTCTGGGATGCGGGATTTGATGTAGGACATAGCGTCCGTACGGTAAAGGATGCAATCCGTTTTGCCAAAGAAGACTTTATTTTTGAGGTCTCTTTGCTGGATGCCCGGCTACTGACCGGTTCGGCGTCCTTATACCAGGAATTATTGGGTCGCTATCAGAAAAAGATCCTCTATGGTCAGCGGCAACGTTTTGTTCGGACAATGGACGAAATGTGTGCTGAGCGGCAGGAAAAATACGGTACCCATTCCTATCGCCTGGAGCCTCATATTAAAGAAGGGCGTGGTGGTATGCGGGATATCCAGGCCATGCTCTGGACGGCAAAAGCGGTTTTTGGTCTCCCGGACCTTGATGCTATGCAGGATGCCGGAATGCTGTCCCAGGCGGATCGCCGCAGTTTTCAGGAATCCTGGAATATGCTGGCCCGAATACGAAATCGGCTCCATTATGTCAGTCGCCGGCATAACGATCAGATGCATTTTGAATTGCAGGAAGAAATGGCAGCAGCCTTCGGTTATAAGGACCGGATGGGGATGTTGGCGGTTGAGCATTTTATGCGTGAGGTCTATGGGCACCTACAAACCATTTCGGTTGTAACAGATCTTTTTTTTGAGCAGGTTCAAGAGCTTCTGGGGCTCAGTGAAAAGGATAAGGGAGAGCAGGAGGTTGAGCGGGATATCTGTATCCGGGCCAAAACCCTGCGCCTGGCAAGTACCGAATCAGAGCTTGCTGCTCGCCCAGGCGTGTTTATGCGTCTTTTCTTGCAGGCTGCACGCAAGGGCTTGCCGGTTCACCATAGCACTCGTCGCCTTATTGCCCGAAACCTCCATTTGGTTGATGAGCATTTTCGTTCTTCCAAGCGGGTTGCAAATACCTTCTTAGGGCTGCTGACTGGAGGGAATAATCCTGCGCCTGTTCTGGAGGTTATGCTGGAAACCGGATTGTTGCCCGCCTATATTCGAGAATTCGGCGCGGTTGAGTCTCTGGCTCAGCACGATCTGTATCATATATATACGGTGGATCGGCATCAGATACAGACAGTGGCTGAGTTACATGTCCTGCGTGAGACAGAAGCAGAGCTTTTTGCTTCTCTTTCTGCTCCGCATTTACTGTATTTGGGAGCTTTGCTCCATGATATCGGCAAGGGACAACGCAAAGATCACTCGGTGTTGGGTGCGGATCTCATCGACGAGGTTGGGCAGCGACTGGGGCTGGAGGAAAAGGAACGTGATGTGCTGGCCTTTTTGGTCCGTCATCATCTCTTTCTCCCGGAAAATGCCCTGCGTCGTGATCTGAGTGATCAGGATTTTATCCGTGATACAGCAGATCTGATCAAAGAGTCCGAGCTGTTGACTATGCTCTATCTTTTATCAATGGCTGATTCCAAGGCGACAGGTCCTTCGGCTTGGTCGGCCTGGAAGGCAAGTCTGCTCAGTGATCTGTTTCTCAAGGTACGTTCCTGTCTGGAAGCAGAGTGTACCACAGATGCCCATGTTGAACAGGGTGAGGAGCAGGGGGCGACTTGGTTGCTGGAGCAGGTTAAGGGGCTGCTTCAGGATGATGAGCCCCCGTTGCGTATAGCTGCTGAGGATTTGCCCTCGGATTATCTGATCAGCTTCAGACCGGAAGATGTGGCGTATCATTTGCGTTTACATCGGGATCAGGCCACAGCCCTTCAGCAGAAGGTTCTGCTTTTTCCAGAGAAAAAGCAGAGGTCCTGGTCTTTGCTCATGCTCTGTCGGGACAGGCAGGGGCTGCTGGCCAAGCTCTGTGGGGTCTTGGCTCTGCATAATCTTTCAGTATTGGCCGCTCGGATTTTTACCTGGCCTGACGGAACCGTGGTGGACATGTTGGATCTGGCTCCTGAGGCGGCAATTGCATTTGAGGAGCAAGATTGGAAGGCCCTGGAGTATGACTTGAATCAGGCGGTTAATTACCGTCTGGATGTAGGGCGGAAGCTGTACAACAAGCTGGAATCGACGATTCATGGGCGGAAACGGCAGGTGCAGCAGCTACACCATGAGGTTGTCATTGATAATGAGACCTCGGCCCGTCATACAGTGATAGAGGTTTATGGTGCAGATCATCTCGGGGCGCTGTTTCAGCTGACGCAGGCCTTGTCTGATTTTCACCTGAATATTCATCGGGCCAGAGTTGCCACGGAAGTGGAGCAGCTTATAGATATTTTCTATGTGACCACGGAAGATCAGAAGAAAATAGAAAATAAAGAGCTGCTTGCCAGGGTAGAAAACACCCTCCTCTGTGTTGTTCGTGATGGGGAAGGGGATTTTTCATAAGCGTTTAATCATCCGGCTTGCCGGATTATTTTAATAACACCTAAATGTAATAAGGAGATCAAAATGGGCTGCAACTGCAATAAAATAACTCGTGAAGATATCATGAAAATTATCGAGGAGCAGAATGTACACTTCTTCCGGCTCCAGTTTGTTGATATCCTGGGCAACATGAAAAATGTGGCTATTCCGTTGAGCCAGATTGAAAAAGCCCTGGACGGTCAGATGATGTTCGATGGTTCTTCTATTGATGGTTTTGTTCGCATCAATGAGTCTGATATGTACCTGAAGCCTGACTTCAATACCTTTACTGTTTTGCCTTGGAGAAACCAAAACGGCACCAATGCAGCCCGTATTATCTGTGATGTAGCCAAGGCTGACGGTACTCCTTTTGAGGGTTGCCCGCGTAATAACCTGAAGCGCGTTTTGGCTGATGCCAAAGACATGGGGTACACCATGAATGTAGGAACCGAGGCTGAGTTCTTCCTGTTCGAGCTGAACGAAGACGGAACCGGCAGCACTGTTACCCATGACGTAGCTGGTTACTTTGATGTTGATCCTGGCGATAAGGGTATCAACTGCCGTCGTGAGATCATCGAGACCCTGGAGGCTATGGGCTTCGAGATTGAGGCTTCTCATCACGAGGTTGCAGAAGGGCAGCACGAGGTTAACTTCAAGTATGCTGATGCACTGACAGCTGCTGACAACACCGTGACCTTCAAGTGGGTTGTTCGCTCTATCGCTGCTGAGTATGGTCTGCATGCTACCTTTATGCCGAAACCGGTTTTTGGTATTAACGGTTCCGGTATGCACACCAACCAGTCTCTGTTCAACCTGGACGGCACCAATGCCTTCTTTGATGAGAAAGGTCCGCTGCAGCTTTCTGAGACAGCATATAAGTATATCGCTGGTATTACCAAGAATGCTAAGGGTTTTGCTGCTGTTACCAATCCGCTGGTTAACTCCTATAAGCGACTGGTTCCTGGTTACGAGGCTCCGGTTTATGTTGCATGGTCTGCGTCTAACCGTTCTGCGCTGGTTCGTATCCCTGCTTCTCGCGGCATGGGAACCCGTACAGAGGTACGTTGTCCGGATCCGACCTGTAACCCCTACATGGCCTTCGCTATGATGCTGAGCTCTGGTCTGGACGGTGTGAAGAATAACCTGGAAGCTCCGAGCTCAGTTGATCAGGATATCTTCTCCATGACCCCTGCTGAGAAGGAAGCTGCTGGTATCGACAGCCTGCCTGCAAACCTGAAAGAGGCTATTGATGCGCTGAAAGAGAATCCTATTGCTGTAGAAGCTCTTGGCGAGCATATCCTGGAGAACTATATCGCCAATAAAGAGCAGGAGTGGGATGATTACCGCACCGCAGTTACCGATTGGGAGCTGAATGCTTATCTGAACAACTACTAATCACGTTCTTGCTCCGCGCTATGTAAGGAGCGGATGTAGAAAAAGACTGGTTGAGGGCGGCTTTCACTGTGTGAGAGTCGCCCTTTTTTTTCCAGGAAGATTAGAAGCCCAGAACAGGGCAATAAAAACCGGGTTACGCATTGAGCACGTACCCGGTGAGACTATCTCAAAGAATATAGAATAGATGTGTTATCCATTTTCACGGAATTGAAATTTCTCATCCATCTTTTTTTTGTATCCATTCACATTGATGTTGCCGAGATATTTGGTCACTAAGGGATAGCCTTTTTCAGCCCATGCTTTAATGCCACCCGCTGCAAGATAAACATTTTTATACCCGTACTTATAAAGCATACCGGTAAAATAAGTTGCTCTGTGCTGGGTTCGGCAGAATACCCAAATTTCAGCATTCGGGTCATCAATCTTTTTAGGCATTGTATAAGCATGCCCGGAATCTACATTATTTGAATCCTGGATATGACCAGATTCGAACTCAGATGCAGTCCTGATATCAATAATAACGGCATTGCTTTTTCCTTCCTCCATTTCCTTCCATTTTGCATACAAATCATCCACAGTTTTAATCTTCTCCTCAGGAATTGCTGCTTTCAGCTCAGCAGCAACAGCTTTTTCTCCATCTTGAAGTGATGAGGCAAAAGACAAAAAAGGCTGAGAAATAAAACATGCTGACATTGCAATGAGTAAAGAAATTTTTTTTCTATTCATAGGAGCCTCCAAATTACTAATTGTTCAAATTTTAATTATCCATCACTGTCAAAGAATTACATTTTTGTTGCAATTAAAGCGAGATAATACCTGTAAATTTTAAAAAAGCAAGAAAATTATCAAACTAGAAGGAAATAGGAGGCAAGCCTCAGTTAAACGATCAAAGGAAAAGTACCCATCCTGGTCACCGCAAAAAAGTCATCGTGTATCAAACAGATCATTTATCGAGTATCAAAAGGTTCATTTGTCGGGCGTAGACCGGATCACTTATCGCCCGTAGAGTGATGTACTTTACGCCCGTAACCCTAACCATTCATTGGGTATCAAAAGGGGCATTCTGATAAGCTTATCTTCACCTTCTCTCTGACAGGTCGTCTGGATAAGCCGGACGATCCGCTGCCGCCCGTTGCCGAAAGCGTGCATCTGCGGGTCCAACCCACGGCAAGTTTTATGAAGGAAATTCACGCGCAGGTCAAGTTGAAGCGGATCAGTATGACGGAAAAAATGCCGCAGATCAATCTGGTTGAGAATGCTACTCTGCAACTCGATGATGTTCTGAGCAGCACCGATGTGCTCCAGCTTCATGGGGATCATCTGGACTTTGATCCGCGCCTGGGCAACGGTGAATGTGTCATCACTGGGACCCGCAGTGGCACTGCGGTGCAGACCCAGTTCGGGCCGATCACAGAAACCGGCATTATCCTGATTCCTACCATTCCGGCTCAGGACGATCCCTGGAATAATGAATATACGCTGTCGCTCTCGGTACGGTACACAGAGCGGCACCCTGCGCACGTCTACCTACCGCCGTAGGTTGCGCTCGCTCCTGTTGATTGAGGGGCTGTCGCCCGAAACCGGAGCAGGTATTCTCACCGGTAGCGCAACCATCCCCTATGTCAGAGTGACCAATAGTATAACGAGCGGAGATGCCTGGCTGCGCATCCAGGTGCTTCAGGACCTGGCGGAAAATCGGCTCCTTTTCTCGCTCCTTGCTTTGCAGGAGGACGGGGCAAAAGGCGCAGAGGTTGCCGTGACCGAAAACGGTGAGTACACCTTGCCCTGCTTTGCAGGTTCAACAGTGGGGCAATTGATGATCACTGTGGATTCGTATGCCGCGCTTTGGGATATGATCCGTAA is drawn from Candidatus Electrothrix aestuarii and contains these coding sequences:
- the glnA gene encoding type I glutamate--ammonia ligase, giving the protein MGCNCNKITREDIMKIIEEQNVHFFRLQFVDILGNMKNVAIPLSQIEKALDGQMMFDGSSIDGFVRINESDMYLKPDFNTFTVLPWRNQNGTNAARIICDVAKADGTPFEGCPRNNLKRVLADAKDMGYTMNVGTEAEFFLFELNEDGTGSTVTHDVAGYFDVDPGDKGINCRREIIETLEAMGFEIEASHHEVAEGQHEVNFKYADALTAADNTVTFKWVVRSIAAEYGLHATFMPKPVFGINGSGMHTNQSLFNLDGTNAFFDEKGPLQLSETAYKYIAGITKNAKGFAAVTNPLVNSYKRLVPGYEAPVYVAWSASNRSALVRIPASRGMGTRTEVRCPDPTCNPYMAFAMMLSSGLDGVKNNLEAPSSVDQDIFSMTPAEKEAAGIDSLPANLKEAIDALKENPIAVEALGEHILENYIANKEQEWDDYRTAVTDWELNAYLNNY
- a CDS encoding nucleotide pyrophosphohydrolase, yielding MSSSIHSLADLTTAVCEFSEQRDWDQFHTPKNLAMALIVEAAELVEHFQWLSQQQSSAISDDEREAVSLEMADVLIYLVRMAERLDIDLLDAAEKKIKLNGIKYPVDQAKGRSDKYTRYQREETP
- a CDS encoding peptidylprolyl isomerase — protein: MKITDGKTVIIDYTLSLKNGDIIETTRDDEPVTYVQGTGEVIEGLEQAVAGMEKGSKKDIVLPVDQAFGKHDPEALLEIPKNELPPESLVPETIIHANGPKGQTINGKVVEVKEETVIVDFNHPLAGQELYCAVHIIDVQ
- a CDS encoding DegQ family serine endoprotease yields the protein MKQKHVIPRLNTMAFLALCIFLLTAQARAANLDHDIAMLDRSAKAFSSVVRKAGPAVVYIAVEKTSKGLNGQGQLDMFNDPFFEHFFGKKFDRFRQEPSPFKQHEAGSGFLISSEGLILTNNHVVDDADSIRVRLADKREFTASVVGTDPQSDVALIKIDGSNLPTLTLGDSDKLEVGEWVIAIGSPFELSQTVTVGIVSAKGRSRMGISDYENFIQTDAAINPGNSGGPLLNIHGKVVGINTAIFSRNGGNMGIGFAIPINMAKSVEEQLRSNGKVTRGWLGVAIQDMNEDLAQSFGVNKAEGILVAEVTKDSPAEKAGIQQGDILLSLNGTKLIDVADLRNRIAMTTPGNKVNLALIREGRKQELSVAITEQPADFSRATKIRAKKNSSSPLDNMGLTLQDLSDELAQQFGYNKRQGVLITQIAPNSPADSVGIQPGQLIEEVNRVRVHSIAELRNAIKQGKDPKQLLLRIRAGEYSKYVVLRGTKQ
- a CDS encoding P-II family nitrogen regulator, whose amino-acid sequence is MKKVEVIIKPFKVDAVKDALNAIGIKGMTLSEVKGYGRQKGHTEVYRGAEYKVDFLPKIKMEIIVEAEMVDKVIDVVVESARTGKIGDGKVFVLPMEKVVRVRTGETDSEAI
- a CDS encoding aminoglycoside phosphotransferase family protein → MTAECGEALSFFLPHEKEIRKEPLGGGIVNDTWRITLHSGSKYILQRLNLAVFPDPVAVQENLHKVSEHIHSHLPDLSAQLNRYFKPFRLIPHETGVKSYQDSKGAHWRLLTYIEQACALPAISTTHQAEEIGATLGLFHQLLATLPPESLTDPLPGFHDTPLYLAQYDRVLSAPENFEAEDCRERIEQHRKEAFLLENARQQGRISQQLIHADPKVANFLFSLDDHKVISLIDLDTVRPGLLLHDIGDCLRSCCNPLGEEVKSPEDIYFHADFFAAVVKGYLTTAANLLLPGDRALLVDSAWLISFELGLRFYSDYLVKNCYFKVSYPEQNLFRARIQFALARSIARQYDKLCALIQGI
- a CDS encoding rhodanese-like domain-containing protein, with amino-acid sequence MNRKKISLLIAMSACFISQPFLSFASSLQDGEKAVAAELKAAIPEEKIKTVDDLYAKWKEMEEGKSNAVIIDIRTASEFESGHIQDSNNVDSGHAYTMPKKIDDPNAEIWVFCRTQHRATYFTGMLYKYGYKNVYLAAGGIKAWAEKGYPLVTKYLGNINVNGYKKKMDEKFQFRENG
- the glnD gene encoding [protein-PII] uridylyltransferase encodes the protein MSLELHAQRQALEELWEQGLSGHQLLQQHTALVDGCILDHFQASPAVGATRGEIALIALGGYGRRELYPYSDVDLLLLHDRKAKKDMQAVAESILYPLWDAGFDVGHSVRTVKDAIRFAKEDFIFEVSLLDARLLTGSASLYQELLGRYQKKILYGQRQRFVRTMDEMCAERQEKYGTHSYRLEPHIKEGRGGMRDIQAMLWTAKAVFGLPDLDAMQDAGMLSQADRRSFQESWNMLARIRNRLHYVSRRHNDQMHFELQEEMAAAFGYKDRMGMLAVEHFMREVYGHLQTISVVTDLFFEQVQELLGLSEKDKGEQEVERDICIRAKTLRLASTESELAARPGVFMRLFLQAARKGLPVHHSTRRLIARNLHLVDEHFRSSKRVANTFLGLLTGGNNPAPVLEVMLETGLLPAYIREFGAVESLAQHDLYHIYTVDRHQIQTVAELHVLRETEAELFASLSAPHLLYLGALLHDIGKGQRKDHSVLGADLIDEVGQRLGLEEKERDVLAFLVRHHLFLPENALRRDLSDQDFIRDTADLIKESELLTMLYLLSMADSKATGPSAWSAWKASLLSDLFLKVRSCLEAECTTDAHVEQGEEQGATWLLEQVKGLLQDDEPPLRIAAEDLPSDYLISFRPEDVAYHLRLHRDQATALQQKVLLFPEKKQRSWSLLMLCRDRQGLLAKLCGVLALHNLSVLAARIFTWPDGTVVDMLDLAPEAAIAFEEQDWKALEYDLNQAVNYRLDVGRKLYNKLESTIHGRKRQVQQLHHEVVIDNETSARHTVIEVYGADHLGALFQLTQALSDFHLNIHRARVATEVEQLIDIFYVTTEDQKKIENKELLARVENTLLCVVRDGEGDFS
- a CDS encoding SPFH domain-containing protein, which encodes MKSGTHRRGLKAALSIFFFLIILPGCGFVVLLGIFGTNPNTPAGYEGYVFEKPRIFGKGGFRGELKGPSNYGISLWRNEVTNVDFRPQTYPETFKILAKDELNISFRFQSIIKVKPGTIRTVVEDYAGDAFYERYIKEPLRAMVRKHVQYLNSREIKEKRKEIAAAVASDLEEHLKGTPFVLVSSVVGNIDYPPVVTQAVEKKLAAQQLLDEKETQREIAKKDAEIRIEEAKGIAEAQKIINTTLTQNYLQHEAIQAQLQMASSPNHTTVYIPAGANGIPLIGTLNADTSSNATK